The following coding sequences are from one Pigmentibacter sp. JX0631 window:
- a CDS encoding RNA-binding protein — MAKKLYVGNLPFSCTDNELSQAFIQYGVVTSARVVTDRETGSSKGFGFVEMEEEGDALKAVESLNGKPFMGRPLTVNEARPRMDNKREGGYQQRRGYNDRNQ; from the coding sequence ATGGCTAAGAAGTTATATGTAGGAAATCTTCCTTTTAGTTGTACTGATAATGAGCTATCTCAAGCTTTTATTCAGTATGGTGTTGTAACTAGTGCTCGAGTTGTTACAGATCGTGAAACTGGAAGCAGTAAAGGGTTTGGTTTCGTTGAAATGGAAGAAGAAGGCGATGCTTTAAAGGCTGTTGAAAGCCTTAATGGTAAACCTTTTATGGGACGACCTTTAACCGTTAATGAAGCTAGACCTAGAATGGATAATAAACGTGAGGGAGGCTATCAACAACGTCGAGGATATAACGACAGAAATCAATAA
- a CDS encoding NAD(P)-binding protein, giving the protein MNSELKPIYENLIVGSGAAGITVAKLISVTSHSKNTILLEQHYSPGGCSSFFARGVPKRVYDVGATQMVAITENDIHHKLFTLKSDMQYPKYVKIKRIEFLFPEKCIHLTINDDNSINIIQGIISDKELKYIKKVLNYSKKIGENFWNLLKKIPKFPVFRFSEVLHNAKLFLELKFKLEIILTTLLSTKNICLIFGNKKKYIISNKIFNSLLLDTVQNTMEKIPWLFGSLGLNIINNGIYRYQEGMRSYFYNLSLQIKKNELGIFYQFKVIEIYEETTGFKIKVHDLKKNIYHYLTVTDNLFLNITLWDFLEIFQVNNKYKKKLTNLAQTFETWQAFSLYGYFEDFISPSEEPRYIQIFPPDEEILELKSSLYLSIYEQKNSIRSFTATIHVKSKYVQNELKETYKVNLIERIEKNLNIKIKSPEFSMHHSFAYYTQRSEGRVGGLIVNSLNTLLNPIPNVYTHPNNKTKLFLIGDNYFPGQGVISSTVCGIIAWERAFKGNFSKL; this is encoded by the coding sequence ATGAATTCTGAATTGAAACCAATATATGAAAATTTAATTGTAGGTTCAGGTGCAGCAGGAATCACTGTCGCAAAATTGATCTCGGTAACTTCACACTCTAAAAATACTATTCTATTAGAGCAACATTATTCACCAGGTGGATGTTCTAGTTTTTTTGCAAGAGGAGTTCCTAAAAGAGTTTATGATGTGGGTGCTACTCAAATGGTTGCTATCACAGAAAATGATATACATCATAAATTATTTACTCTTAAAAGTGATATGCAATACCCAAAATATGTTAAAATTAAAAGAATAGAATTTTTATTCCCTGAAAAATGCATTCATTTAACAATAAATGATGATAATAGTATAAATATTATTCAAGGTATAATAAGCGATAAAGAACTAAAATACATTAAAAAAGTATTAAATTATTCAAAAAAAATTGGTGAAAACTTTTGGAATTTGCTAAAAAAAATACCTAAGTTTCCAGTTTTTAGATTTTCAGAAGTGCTTCATAACGCAAAATTATTTCTGGAATTAAAATTTAAACTTGAAATTATACTTACAACACTTTTATCTACTAAAAATATTTGTTTGATATTTGGAAACAAAAAAAAATATATTATCAGTAATAAAATTTTTAATTCTTTGTTACTTGACACAGTGCAAAATACCATGGAAAAAATTCCTTGGCTATTTGGTAGTCTAGGCTTAAATATTATAAATAATGGAATTTATAGATATCAAGAAGGAATGCGAAGTTATTTTTATAATTTAAGTTTGCAAATAAAAAAAAATGAATTAGGAATATTTTATCAGTTTAAAGTTATAGAAATTTACGAAGAAACAACTGGTTTTAAAATAAAAGTTCATGATCTTAAAAAAAATATTTATCATTATCTAACTGTTACAGATAATTTGTTTCTTAATATAACCCTCTGGGATTTTCTAGAAATCTTTCAAGTAAATAATAAATATAAGAAGAAATTAACAAATCTAGCTCAAACTTTCGAAACTTGGCAAGCCTTTTCTTTGTATGGTTATTTTGAAGATTTTATTTCACCTTCAGAGGAACCAAGATATATACAAATATTTCCACCTGATGAAGAAATTCTTGAGCTTAAAAGTTCGCTGTATTTATCAATTTATGAACAAAAAAATAGTATTAGATCTTTTACTGCTACGATTCATGTAAAATCTAAATATGTACAAAATGAATTAAAAGAAACATATAAAGTAAATTTAATAGAGCGAATTGAAAAAAATTTAAATATTAAAATTAAATCTCCTGAATTTTCTATGCATCATTCTTTTGCATATTATACCCAAAGATCCGAAGGAAGGGTAGGGGGCTTAATTGTGAATTCTCTCAATACTTTATTAAATCCAATACCTAATGTATACACTCATCCTAATAATAAAACCAAACTCTTTTTAATTGGAGACAACTACTTCCCAGGACAGGGGGTTATTTCATCAACTGTCTGTGGAATAATTGCATGGGAAAGAGCTTTTAAAGGAAATTTTTCCAAATTATAA
- a CDS encoding NAD(P)H-binding protein, giving the protein MKKPKLAIAGASGFIGKAAINRLADDFNIKALSRKVPANKNSYKDNVHWHSCDLYNLKEAENAFKDCDYILYLIHSMKKGNRLTQSSFDDLDLIIADNVMRSAKINKIKQIIYVGGILPEVNLNISKHLKSRNEVEIVLSCSGIPLTTIRAAIIIGAESSSFQILYRLIKRLRVMITPKWTKSLSQPIDVQDVTEFIFHCIGNEETFNKTIDVHGSELLSYNELMTKISNILNLRRIAITVPFFSLGLSKFWLHLITGIDYFTISPLVDSLKYNLIASNSVLFNKYIPNPVCLNDSLQRAISQTKKYEKIKDKNKAHEESKVRTVQRLYLPIGWDAMKLGREYINWLPKIFFTIIRSKVKNNVVRFSFFNINLLTLEFSQERSSKDRQLFYIKGGLLVIKKNFPHARFEFRISPHEQTAIAAIHDYYPSLPWPIYRIFQANIHKFVMFLFNRHLIKTSIKVNV; this is encoded by the coding sequence ATGAAAAAACCTAAATTAGCAATAGCTGGAGCAAGTGGTTTTATTGGAAAAGCGGCTATAAACCGATTAGCTGATGATTTTAATATTAAGGCATTAAGTAGAAAAGTACCCGCAAATAAAAATTCATATAAAGATAATGTACATTGGCATTCTTGTGATCTCTACAATTTAAAAGAGGCTGAGAATGCATTTAAAGATTGTGATTACATTCTCTATTTAATCCATTCAATGAAAAAAGGCAACAGATTAACTCAAAGCAGTTTTGATGATTTAGATTTGATTATTGCCGACAATGTAATGCGTTCTGCAAAAATAAATAAAATAAAACAAATTATTTATGTTGGAGGTATTTTACCCGAAGTAAATTTAAATATATCAAAGCACTTAAAGAGTAGAAATGAAGTAGAAATAGTTTTATCTTGCTCAGGTATCCCATTAACAACAATTAGAGCCGCAATAATAATTGGAGCAGAAAGCAGTTCATTTCAGATTTTATATCGCCTTATAAAAAGACTTAGAGTGATGATTACCCCAAAATGGACTAAGTCATTGTCACAACCAATTGACGTTCAGGATGTTACTGAATTTATTTTCCATTGTATTGGGAATGAAGAAACATTTAATAAAACGATTGATGTACACGGATCTGAATTGTTATCTTACAATGAATTAATGACAAAAATATCAAATATATTAAATCTTAGAAGAATTGCAATCACAGTCCCTTTTTTTAGTCTAGGACTTTCCAAGTTCTGGTTGCACTTAATTACAGGAATTGATTACTTTACCATTTCTCCTTTAGTAGATAGTTTAAAATATAATTTAATTGCATCCAATTCTGTGCTTTTTAATAAATACATTCCAAACCCAGTTTGTTTAAATGATTCACTACAAAGAGCCATTTCTCAAACTAAAAAATATGAAAAAATTAAAGATAAAAATAAAGCGCATGAAGAAAGCAAAGTAAGAACGGTGCAAAGACTTTATTTACCTATTGGCTGGGATGCAATGAAACTTGGCAGGGAATACATAAATTGGTTACCTAAAATTTTCTTTACTATTATCCGTTCAAAAGTAAAAAATAATGTTGTCAGATTTTCTTTTTTCAATATTAATTTACTAACACTTGAGTTTTCACAAGAAAGAAGTTCAAAAGACAGGCAATTATTTTATATAAAAGGCGGTTTATTAGTTATCAAAAAAAATTTTCCACATGCTAGGTTTGAGTTTCGTATAAGCCCTCATGAACAAACGGCAATTGCAGCCATTCATGATTACTATCCTTCATTACCTTGGCCAATTTACAGAATTTTTCAAGCAAATATTCATAAATTTGTTATGTTTTTATTCAATAGGCATTTAATAAAAACATCGATTAAAGTTAATGTATGA
- a CDS encoding SDR family oxidoreductase, whose amino-acid sequence MSHSKNLIINGGNSSIGKKLAELEEKNSTVIKIIRSNTDLNEDKNNLFLSNAIDHDEIKETILNIQKKYQTIDQYVHLVGSITLKPLHSQTKEEWLQTIDLNLNSIFYALKYVLPIMIKQKKGQIVLVSSVAAQIGLMNHESISAAKGGVESLTRSLAITYSNYGIRVNCVSPSLTDTKMAKFLTQNEIAVKSTISLNAIKRIGIPEDIAHAISFLLSDNSSFITGHVLNVDGGLTRIRTPPKI is encoded by the coding sequence ATGAGTCATTCAAAAAATTTAATCATAAATGGTGGAAATTCCTCCATTGGTAAAAAACTTGCTGAACTAGAAGAAAAAAATTCAACTGTAATTAAAATAATTCGAAGTAATACTGATTTAAATGAAGATAAAAATAATTTATTTTTATCTAATGCAATTGATCATGATGAAATTAAAGAAACTATATTAAATATTCAAAAAAAATATCAGACAATAGATCAATATGTACATTTAGTAGGTTCTATTACCTTAAAGCCCTTACACAGCCAAACTAAAGAAGAGTGGCTACAAACAATTGATCTAAATTTAAATAGTATTTTTTATGCCTTAAAATATGTACTACCTATTATGATAAAGCAAAAAAAAGGACAGATAGTTTTAGTATCTTCAGTCGCTGCGCAAATAGGTCTCATGAACCACGAAAGTATATCAGCAGCCAAAGGAGGGGTCGAATCGTTAACCCGCTCGTTAGCCATCACTTATTCAAATTATGGAATACGAGTGAACTGCGTTTCACCTTCCTTAACAGACACAAAAATGGCTAAATTTTTAACACAAAATGAAATTGCAGTAAAATCAACTATATCTCTTAATGCTATAAAAAGAATTGGCATTCCGGAAGATATTGCGCATGCTATTTCTTTTTTATTAAGTGATAATAGCTCTTTTATAACAGGTCATGTTTTAAATGTTGATGGTGGTCTTACAAGAATAAGAACACCTCCAAAAATATAA